The following proteins are encoded in a genomic region of Anaerolineales bacterium:
- a CDS encoding arylsulfatase, with product MPNGKPNILIIWGDDIGWYNLSHNNFGAMGYRTPNIDRLAREGVSFTDYYGQQSCTAGRAAFITGQNPVRTGLTKVGCPAATIGLLPEDPTIADLLKNQGYVTAQFGKNHLGDRNMYLPTVHGFDEFYGNLYHLNAEEEPEVIDYPKNPKFKQMFGPRGVLDCKATDVDDPTVDPRFGKVGKQTIVDTGPLTRKRMETIDDDIAERTIEYIRRVHTQGKPFFVWCNFTHMHLFTHIPKSAEGLSGQGFYNDAMVLHDRHVGKVLDVIDELGIADDTIVQYSTDNGPHYNSWPDGAITPWRSEKNTNWEGAFRVPCFVRWPGKIEAGKVLNGIVCHQDWLPTLLAIAGDPDIVQKLLKGYAVGDKTFRVHIDGYNMVPYLTGETDQSPRQFFFYVDDDGQCMGFRYGDWKIVLLEQRAKTMQVWAEPFVELRVPKIFNLRRDPFERADENSNGYWNWVLEHFYIIPAAAIFIGQQLVTYQQFPPRQEALSFNLEKILAQLNKASDGSLH from the coding sequence ATGCCTAATGGAAAGCCAAACATTTTAATTATCTGGGGGGACGACATCGGCTGGTACAACCTCAGCCATAACAACTTTGGAGCAATGGGATATCGAACCCCAAATATCGATCGCCTCGCCCGTGAAGGGGTCTCATTCACCGATTATTATGGGCAGCAAAGCTGTACTGCCGGACGAGCGGCTTTCATCACCGGTCAGAACCCGGTCCGCACCGGGCTGACCAAGGTGGGGTGCCCGGCAGCTACCATCGGCCTGCTGCCTGAAGACCCGACCATTGCTGATCTGCTCAAGAACCAGGGCTATGTCACTGCCCAGTTCGGTAAGAATCACCTGGGTGACCGCAATATGTACCTGCCCACCGTCCATGGTTTCGATGAGTTCTATGGCAACCTGTATCACCTCAACGCAGAAGAAGAACCCGAGGTCATTGATTATCCAAAGAATCCCAAGTTCAAGCAGATGTTCGGCCCGCGTGGCGTGCTTGATTGTAAGGCAACCGATGTCGACGACCCAACGGTGGACCCACGCTTTGGCAAGGTTGGCAAGCAGACCATCGTGGACACCGGTCCACTGACCCGCAAACGCATGGAGACCATCGATGACGACATCGCCGAGCGCACTATCGAGTATATCCGGCGCGTGCATACGCAAGGCAAGCCTTTCTTTGTCTGGTGCAATTTCACCCACATGCACCTCTTCACCCACATCCCGAAATCAGCCGAGGGCTTGAGCGGCCAGGGATTTTACAACGATGCCATGGTGCTGCACGACCGGCACGTAGGGAAGGTCCTGGACGTGATCGATGAGCTGGGCATTGCCGATGATACCATCGTGCAGTACTCGACCGATAACGGCCCACACTATAATTCCTGGCCGGATGGAGCCATTACCCCCTGGCGGAGTGAAAAGAATACCAACTGGGAGGGGGCTTTCCGGGTGCCCTGTTTCGTACGCTGGCCGGGAAAAATTGAAGCGGGTAAAGTACTGAATGGCATTGTCTGCCACCAGGATTGGCTACCTACGCTGCTCGCCATTGCCGGAGATCCGGATATCGTCCAGAAGCTACTCAAAGGTTATGCAGTTGGTGATAAGACCTTCCGCGTCCATATCGATGGTTACAATATGGTGCCCTATCTGACGGGAGAGACAGACCAAAGCCCACGTCAATTCTTCTTCTATGTCGACGATGATGGGCAGTGTATGGGTTTCCGCTATGGTGATTGGAAAATCGTGTTGCTAGAACAGCGCGCAAAAACGATGCAAGTTTGGGCGGAACCTTTCGTGGAGCTGCGTGTACCCAAGATCTTCAACCTACGGCGTGATCCCTTTGAGCGGGCGGACGAGAATTCCAACGGTTATTGGAATTGGGTGCTTGAACACTTCTATATCATTCCTGCCGCTGCCATCTTTATCGGGCAGCAGCTAGTTACATATCAACAGTTTCC